One window from the genome of Deinococcus sp. NW-56 encodes:
- a CDS encoding universal stress protein, which yields MPRILVTTDGSSLGHQALAHADALARALGADLSVLYVQPDPLPTVAEAYAYVPENAVQEQEEAMLALRDELQARLPHADLRLERASGRPVPRLILEAARTLEADLIVMSTHGRSGLSRALLGSVAEAVTHHAPVPVLLVRDGQAVPSWAAVQSGGAIASR from the coding sequence ATGCCCCGCATCCTCGTCACCACCGACGGCAGCTCCCTCGGCCACCAGGCCCTTGCCCACGCCGACGCGCTCGCCCGCGCCCTGGGTGCCGATCTCTCGGTCCTGTACGTGCAGCCCGACCCCCTGCCCACCGTGGCCGAGGCCTACGCCTACGTCCCCGAGAACGCCGTGCAGGAGCAGGAAGAAGCGATGCTGGCCCTGCGGGACGAACTCCAGGCCCGGCTCCCCCACGCCGACCTGCGGCTGGAACGCGCCTCGGGCCGTCCGGTGCCCCGGCTGATTCTGGAAGCCGCGAGAACCCTGGAGGCCGACCTGATCGTGATGAGCACCCACGGACGCTCGGGACTGAGCCGCGCCCTGCTCGGCAGCGTCGCAGAAGCGGTGACCCACCACGCCCCGGTGCCCGTGCTGCTCGTGCGCGATGGGCAGGCGGTGCCGAGTTGGGCCGCCGTCCAGAGTGGCGGAGCCATCGCCAGCCGGTAA
- a CDS encoding U32 family peptidase gives MARARVKPEVMSPVGGWPQLRAAVEAGADAVFFGVEAFHARAKVGFTNEQLPELMRTLHARGVMGFVTFNILVFDGELREAESQLIHLAESGVDAIIVQDHGVARLAHEICPDLPIHGSTQMSITSAEGAELARRFGASRVVLGRELSLRDIGRIAAQTDMELETFVHGALCVSYSGQCFSSEAWGGRSANRGQCAQACRLPYDLFVDGLHRDLGDARYLLSPGDLYALHQVPDLVNLGVNCLKIEGRYKDAEFVALTTAAYRKAVDEAWAGLPLSVTPEEERDLEQVYSRGLGPHFIAGTNHQTVVRGRAPRHRGVRVGTVRGTTERGVLVELAETVKPGDGLVFDPANWRTPEGREEGGFLYGLWQGGRQTEEVRPGQTYELRFGRGAVDPARVRPGDPVWRTQDPGLVARVKPLLDAADPVYTRPVTAHFRGHVGEPPALTLTDEHGHAATAALPDPLQPARNRGLTEEGLRESLGKLGGTGYHLAGLTVDLAGLGFLPVSALNALRREAADRLTALRAEAPARRITPRLDEALRGAVAAHPAPTPAPDRLHVLVRTPEQLDAALEAHPDSITLDYLELYGLKPSVERVKVAGIPVRVASPRILKPTEQNLQKFLLSLGAELLVRSGGLLEGLQDMPDLPALTGDFSLNAANVLTTRALLDLGLTRVTPTHDLNARQITDLAGLVGPERLEVIAYGHLPVFHTEHCVFCRFLSDGTDYTNCGHPCESHRVALRDERGRLHPVMADVGCRNTVFEGRPQVAGGHLDTWRAAGLRDFRLEFVHESPDEVREVIAAHRAYLVGELDAGALAARLQALSEAGTTEGSLFVPPGFEGLTTLPML, from the coding sequence ATGGCGCGTGCGCGTGTGAAACCGGAAGTCATGAGTCCCGTCGGGGGCTGGCCCCAGTTGCGGGCGGCGGTCGAGGCGGGCGCCGACGCCGTCTTCTTCGGGGTGGAGGCTTTCCACGCCCGCGCCAAGGTGGGCTTTACCAACGAACAGCTCCCGGAGCTGATGCGGACCCTCCACGCCCGCGGCGTGATGGGCTTCGTGACCTTCAACATCCTCGTCTTTGACGGCGAGCTGCGGGAGGCCGAATCTCAGCTCATTCACCTCGCCGAGAGCGGCGTGGACGCGATTATCGTGCAGGACCACGGGGTCGCCCGCCTTGCCCACGAGATCTGCCCCGACCTTCCCATCCACGGCTCGACCCAGATGAGCATCACCTCGGCGGAGGGCGCCGAACTCGCCCGCCGCTTCGGGGCCAGCCGGGTCGTGCTGGGCCGCGAACTCTCGCTGCGTGACATCGGCCGCATCGCCGCGCAGACCGACATGGAGCTGGAAACCTTCGTCCACGGGGCGCTGTGCGTGAGCTACTCCGGCCAGTGCTTCTCCTCCGAGGCGTGGGGAGGCCGCTCCGCCAACCGGGGCCAGTGCGCCCAGGCCTGCCGCCTGCCCTACGACCTCTTTGTGGACGGCCTGCACCGCGACCTCGGGGACGCCCGCTACCTGCTCTCGCCGGGCGACCTGTACGCGCTGCATCAGGTGCCCGACCTCGTGAACCTCGGCGTGAACTGCCTCAAGATCGAGGGCCGCTACAAGGATGCCGAGTTCGTCGCCCTGACCACCGCCGCCTACCGCAAGGCCGTGGACGAGGCGTGGGCGGGCCTGCCCCTCTCGGTCACACCGGAGGAGGAGCGCGACCTCGAACAGGTCTACTCGCGGGGGCTGGGGCCGCACTTCATCGCGGGCACCAACCACCAGACGGTCGTGCGCGGCCGGGCACCGAGGCACCGGGGCGTGCGCGTGGGCACCGTGCGCGGGACGACCGAGCGCGGCGTGTTGGTCGAACTGGCCGAAACGGTCAAGCCCGGCGACGGCCTCGTCTTCGACCCCGCCAACTGGCGCACCCCGGAAGGCCGCGAGGAGGGCGGCTTCCTGTACGGCCTGTGGCAGGGCGGGCGTCAGACCGAGGAAGTCCGCCCCGGCCAGACCTACGAGTTGCGCTTCGGGCGCGGTGCGGTGGACCCGGCCCGCGTGCGCCCCGGCGACCCGGTGTGGCGCACCCAGGACCCTGGCCTGGTGGCCCGTGTGAAGCCGCTGCTGGACGCTGCTGACCCCGTCTACACCCGCCCAGTGACCGCCCACTTCCGGGGGCACGTCGGCGAGCCGCCCGCCCTGACCCTGACCGACGAGCACGGGCACGCGGCCACCGCTGCCCTCCCCGACCCCCTTCAGCCCGCCCGCAACCGGGGGCTGACGGAAGAGGGCCTGCGCGAGAGCCTCGGCAAGCTGGGGGGCACGGGCTACCACCTCGCCGGACTGACGGTGGACCTCGCGGGCCTGGGTTTTCTGCCCGTCTCCGCCCTCAACGCCCTGCGCCGTGAGGCCGCCGACCGCCTGACCGCCCTCCGCGCCGAGGCCCCGGCCCGCCGGATCACGCCCCGGCTGGACGAGGCGCTGCGCGGGGCCGTCGCCGCGCACCCCGCCCCTACCCCTGCTCCCGACCGTCTCCACGTCCTCGTCCGCACCCCGGAACAACTGGACGCCGCGCTGGAAGCCCACCCCGACTCCATTACGCTCGATTACCTGGAGCTGTACGGCCTCAAGCCCAGCGTCGAGCGCGTCAAGGTCGCCGGAATCCCTGTCCGGGTCGCCAGCCCACGTATCCTCAAGCCCACCGAGCAGAACCTCCAGAAGTTCCTGCTGTCGCTGGGGGCCGAGCTGCTGGTGCGCTCCGGCGGCCTGCTGGAAGGCTTGCAGGACATGCCCGACCTCCCCGCGCTCACGGGCGATTTCAGCCTGAACGCCGCCAACGTCCTGACCACCCGCGCCCTGCTGGACCTCGGCCTGACGCGGGTCACGCCCACCCACGACCTCAACGCCCGGCAGATCACCGACCTCGCCGGACTCGTTGGCCCGGAGCGGCTGGAGGTCATCGCCTACGGGCACCTCCCGGTCTTCCACACCGAGCACTGCGTCTTCTGCCGCTTCCTCTCGGACGGTACCGACTACACCAATTGCGGACACCCCTGCGAGTCGCACCGGGTCGCCCTGCGCGACGAGCGCGGGCGCCTGCATCCCGTCATGGCCGACGTGGGCTGCCGCAACACGGTCTTCGAGGGGCGGCCCCAGGTCGCCGGGGGGCACCTGGACACCTGGCGGGCGGCGGGCCTGCGTGACTTCCGCCTGGAATTCGTGCACGAGTCCCCGGACGAGGTGCGCGAAGTCATCGCCGCGCACCGTGCCTACCTCGTGGGCGAGCTGGACGCGGGGGCGCTGGCCGCTCGCCTGCAAGCCCTCTCGGAGGCCGGCACCACCGAGGGCAGCCTCTTCGTGCCGCCCGGCTTCGAGGGCCTGACCACGCTGCCGATGCTCTGA
- a CDS encoding metal-sulfur cluster assembly factor yields the protein MEDQTQTAAPQGALPNEEQVLEALKVVKDPEIPVNVVDLGLIYGVDIQPTGLVDITMTLTSVGCPVQDLIRADAEMAVGRLDGVSEVNVEFVWTPPWGPDKMTEDGKRQMRMFGFNV from the coding sequence ATGGAAGACCAGACCCAGACCGCCGCTCCCCAGGGCGCCCTCCCCAACGAGGAGCAGGTGCTCGAGGCCCTCAAGGTCGTCAAGGACCCCGAAATTCCGGTCAACGTGGTGGACCTCGGCCTGATCTACGGGGTGGACATTCAGCCCACGGGCCTGGTGGACATCACCATGACGCTGACCAGCGTGGGCTGCCCGGTGCAGGACCTGATCCGCGCCGACGCGGAGATGGCCGTGGGGCGGCTCGACGGCGTCAGCGAGGTCAACGTGGAGTTCGTCTGGACGCCGCCGTGGGGGCCGGACAAGATGACCGAGGACGGCAAGCGGCAGATGCGGATGTTCGGCTTCAACGTGTGA
- a CDS encoding stage V sporulation protein S codes for MTQPPPAPEVLRVSGQSRPNAVAGAVAALLRSQGQVEVQAIGPAAVNQAVKALAIARGYLVGNALDLTVQPGFIKLEQEQEERTALCFLVRAVRQP; via the coding sequence ATGACCCAGCCCCCGCCCGCGCCCGAAGTTCTGCGTGTTTCCGGCCAGTCGCGGCCCAACGCCGTGGCGGGCGCGGTCGCAGCGCTGCTACGGTCACAGGGTCAGGTCGAGGTGCAGGCCATCGGCCCGGCGGCGGTCAATCAGGCGGTCAAGGCCCTCGCCATCGCGCGGGGCTACCTGGTCGGGAATGCCCTCGACCTCACTGTGCAACCCGGCTTCATCAAACTGGAGCAGGAGCAGGAGGAGCGCACCGCCCTCTGCTTCCTGGTCCGTGCCGTGCGGCAACCGTGA
- a CDS encoding glycosyltransferase: MAAEADVTQEAPPSPPELRALILSASFGSGHHQANGALDAALRAAGVPLQARHADFLTYVNPVERAVTAGTYAAWLRYAPGMYRAFYNWTDRESEPRALTGTFGWLGLRGMLRDVREVQPELVVSSYPTPVALAHTARRRLGADFLNALVVTDYRIHHHWARPEAELLMVATEEAREQMGRWRLPPERVAVTGIPIAPAFRALVGADRGALREKHGLRPDQPVLLVSGGGTGSYRALGPLLEELAGLGRPVQVLVLAGARERGVRRFGGATIHGLGFREDFPELLAASDLVVGKAGGLTVAEATALGVPLVVHDPIPGQEEHNADYLVRHGAALWPRTRAEVRGAVLRALDEGEHARLSANARAVSVPDAADRVAAALLRALGRG, translated from the coding sequence GTGGCTGCTGAGGCGGACGTGACCCAGGAGGCCCCGCCCTCCCCTCCCGAATTGCGTGCCCTGATCCTCTCGGCCTCCTTCGGGAGCGGGCACCATCAGGCGAACGGGGCGCTGGACGCGGCCTTGCGGGCAGCGGGCGTCCCGCTCCAGGCGCGGCACGCGGACTTCTTGACCTACGTGAATCCCGTGGAGCGGGCGGTCACGGCGGGTACCTACGCGGCGTGGCTGCGGTACGCGCCGGGCATGTACCGGGCGTTCTACAACTGGACGGACCGGGAAAGCGAGCCTCGGGCCTTGACGGGCACTTTCGGCTGGCTGGGCCTGCGCGGGATGCTGCGGGACGTGCGGGAGGTGCAGCCCGAACTCGTCGTGAGTTCGTATCCCACCCCCGTCGCGTTGGCACACACGGCGCGGCGGCGGCTGGGGGCGGACTTCCTGAATGCCCTGGTCGTCACCGACTACCGCATCCACCACCACTGGGCGCGGCCCGAGGCCGAGCTGCTGATGGTGGCGACCGAGGAGGCGCGGGAGCAGATGGGCCGCTGGCGCCTTCCGCCGGAGCGGGTGGCGGTGACGGGCATTCCCATCGCCCCGGCGTTCCGGGCGCTGGTGGGGGCGGACCGGGGGGCGCTGCGGGAGAAACACGGCTTGCGGCCTGACCAGCCTGTCCTGCTGGTGTCGGGCGGGGGCACGGGCAGTTACCGGGCGCTGGGGCCGCTGCTGGAGGAGCTTGCGGGGCTGGGACGTCCGGTGCAGGTGCTCGTGCTGGCCGGGGCACGGGAGCGCGGCGTGCGGCGCTTCGGTGGCGCGACGATTCACGGGCTGGGGTTCCGCGAGGACTTCCCGGAACTGCTCGCCGCCTCCGACCTCGTGGTGGGCAAGGCGGGCGGGCTGACGGTGGCGGAGGCGACCGCGCTCGGCGTGCCGCTGGTGGTCCACGACCCCATTCCGGGGCAGGAAGAACACAACGCCGACTACCTCGTGCGGCACGGGGCCGCGCTGTGGCCGCGCACGCGGGCGGAGGTGCGGGGCGCGGTGCTGCGGGCGCTGGACGAAGGCGAACACGCTCGCCTGAGCGCGAACGCCCGCGCGGTCAGCGTGCCCGACGCCGCCGACCGGGTCGCGGCGGCGCTGCTGCGGGCACTGGGGCGGGGATGA
- a CDS encoding zinc metallopeptidase, which produces MDFLAFMGPYGPLILIIFVASLFIQGYLSRTYGKWGQVRNSRNLTGAELARMMLDENGLSHVPVNMVPGQLSDHYDPIRKTVNLSEANYRLPSVSALAVAAHEVGHAIQDKVRMPALVLRGRLAVPLSLGMNLAPLLLLAGVFLQLTGLLWLGVILFAGALLFHLVTLPVEFDASRRALAYLGQRGVVAGQEAQGARTVLTAAALTYVAGFAMALAQLLNVLGIARSQSD; this is translated from the coding sequence ATGGACTTCCTCGCCTTCATGGGGCCGTATGGGCCTCTGATCCTGATCATCTTCGTGGCCTCGCTCTTCATTCAGGGCTACCTCAGCCGTACCTACGGCAAGTGGGGGCAAGTGCGCAACAGCCGCAACCTGACCGGCGCGGAGCTCGCCCGCATGATGCTCGACGAGAACGGCCTCTCGCACGTGCCCGTCAACATGGTGCCCGGCCAGCTCTCCGACCACTACGACCCCATCCGCAAGACCGTGAACCTCTCGGAAGCCAACTACCGCCTGCCCAGCGTGTCGGCCCTGGCCGTCGCCGCGCACGAGGTCGGGCACGCCATTCAGGACAAGGTGCGGATGCCCGCGCTCGTGCTGCGCGGCCGCCTCGCGGTGCCCCTCAGCCTGGGCATGAACCTCGCCCCCCTGCTGCTGCTCGCGGGTGTGTTTCTGCAGCTCACCGGCCTGCTGTGGCTGGGCGTGATCCTGTTCGCCGGAGCGCTCCTCTTCCACCTCGTCACCCTGCCCGTCGAGTTCGACGCGAGCCGCCGTGCCCTGGCGTACCTGGGGCAGCGCGGGGTCGTGGCAGGCCAGGAGGCGCAGGGTGCCCGCACCGTGCTCACCGCCGCCGCCCTGACCTACGTGGCGGGCTTCGCGATGGCGCTCGCGCAATTGCTCAACGTGCTGGGCATCGCCCGCAGCCAGAGCGACTGA
- the fabZ gene encoding 3-hydroxyacyl-ACP dehydratase FabZ, whose translation MEPLLIQEVLATLPHRFPFVLVDRVLRAGEGEVHALKNVSIGEPFFQGHFPQEPVMPGVLIVEALAQASMFCLHGQLEPGTVGYLAGVEGARFKRKVIPGDQLHLHAKLEFLRRGLGKTTCRAEVDGQVAAEATILFAVAKG comes from the coding sequence ATGGAACCCTTGCTGATTCAGGAGGTGCTGGCGACGCTGCCGCACCGCTTTCCCTTTGTGCTGGTCGACCGGGTGCTGCGGGCCGGGGAGGGCGAGGTCCATGCCCTCAAGAACGTGAGCATCGGGGAACCCTTCTTTCAGGGGCACTTTCCGCAGGAACCCGTCATGCCGGGCGTATTGATCGTGGAGGCGCTGGCGCAGGCGAGCATGTTCTGTCTGCACGGGCAGCTCGAACCCGGCACGGTGGGGTATCTGGCGGGAGTGGAGGGGGCACGCTTCAAGCGCAAGGTGATTCCGGGCGACCAGTTGCACCTGCACGCCAAATTGGAGTTCCTGCGCCGGGGCCTGGGCAAGACGACCTGCCGCGCGGAGGTGGACGGGCAGGTGGCGGCGGAGGCGACGATTCTGTTCGCGGTGGCGAAGGGGTGA
- a CDS encoding rhodanese-like domain-containing protein, whose protein sequence is MPTGLPPGATLIDLRPQELRFREPLELLTSLPVRPLTLDAVERGTHGLTPDLGPLVVLCERGPRSALAARLLQADGLDATAYPGGLPGLRRDLGTR, encoded by the coding sequence ATGCCCACCGGTCTCCCCCCCGGCGCGACCCTGATCGACCTGCGGCCCCAGGAGCTGCGCTTCCGTGAGCCGCTGGAACTCTTGACCTCTCTGCCCGTGCGCCCGCTGACCCTGGACGCGGTCGAGCGCGGTACGCACGGCCTGACCCCCGACCTCGGCCCCCTCGTCGTGCTGTGCGAGCGTGGCCCCCGCTCGGCCCTGGCCGCCCGGCTGCTGCAAGCCGACGGGCTGGACGCGACCGCTTACCCCGGCGGCCTGCCGGGGCTGCGCCGCGACCTGGGCACGCGGTAA
- a CDS encoding acyl-CoA dehydrogenase, giving the protein MTATLPAADTGMSFALSDDQRMIVQHVREYARAEIALKAAEYDRSGEFPHEQLRGLAELGLMGATLPEAWDGAGLDSVTYALCLEEIAAADASVAVIVSVQNGLPEQMLLRYGTDAQRERYLRPLARGEHIGAFCLTEPGAGSDAASLRLRAERDGDTWVLNGSKAWITSGGQAETYLVMARTGGPGARGVSCFVVEKNTPGLSFGRPEEKMGLHAAHTTTVTFDGVRVPAGNMVGEEGQGLIIALASLDAGRIGIAMQALGIARAALEHAAKYASEREQFGKKLREFEGVSFKVARMAARIEAARMVALKAAWLKDQGQPYGKEASIAKLLASEAAVDVTRDAIQIFGGNGYSREYPVERLYRDAKVTEIYEGTSEIQQLVISRAVFAEYAD; this is encoded by the coding sequence ATGACCGCGACCCTTCCCGCTGCCGACACGGGCATGAGCTTCGCCCTGTCGGACGACCAGCGCATGATCGTGCAGCATGTCCGCGAGTACGCCCGCGCCGAGATCGCGCTCAAGGCCGCCGAGTACGACCGCAGCGGCGAGTTCCCCCACGAGCAACTGCGCGGGCTGGCCGAACTCGGCCTGATGGGCGCCACCCTCCCGGAGGCCTGGGACGGCGCGGGCCTCGACTCGGTGACCTACGCCCTGTGCCTGGAGGAAATCGCCGCCGCCGACGCCTCGGTCGCCGTGATCGTCTCGGTGCAAAACGGCCTGCCCGAGCAGATGCTGCTGCGCTACGGCACCGACGCCCAGCGCGAGCGGTACCTGCGCCCCCTGGCTCGTGGCGAGCACATCGGCGCCTTTTGCCTCACCGAACCCGGCGCGGGCAGCGACGCCGCCAGCCTGCGACTGCGGGCCGAGCGTGACGGCGACACCTGGGTGCTCAACGGCTCCAAGGCCTGGATCACCTCCGGCGGGCAGGCCGAGACCTACCTCGTCATGGCCCGCACGGGAGGCCCCGGCGCCCGCGGCGTGTCCTGCTTCGTGGTCGAGAAGAATACCCCCGGCCTGAGCTTCGGCCGCCCCGAGGAAAAGATGGGCCTGCACGCCGCCCACACCACCACCGTCACCTTCGACGGGGTGCGCGTGCCCGCAGGGAACATGGTGGGGGAGGAGGGCCAGGGACTCATCATCGCCCTCGCCAGCCTCGACGCCGGGCGCATCGGCATCGCCATGCAGGCCCTCGGCATCGCCCGCGCTGCCCTGGAACACGCCGCGAAGTACGCCTCCGAGCGCGAGCAGTTCGGCAAGAAGCTCCGGGAATTCGAGGGCGTCTCCTTCAAGGTCGCCCGCATGGCCGCCCGCATCGAGGCCGCCCGGATGGTCGCGCTCAAGGCCGCGTGGCTCAAGGACCAGGGCCAGCCCTACGGCAAGGAGGCCAGTATCGCCAAGCTGCTCGCCTCGGAAGCCGCCGTGGACGTGACCCGCGACGCCATCCAGATTTTCGGCGGCAACGGCTACAGCCGCGAGTACCCCGTCGAGCGCCTCTATCGCGACGCCAAGGTCACCGAGATCTACGAGGGCACCAGCGAGATTCAGCAACTCGTGATCAGCCGCGCGGTCTTTGCCGAATACGCCGACTGA
- a CDS encoding LptF/LptG family permease, protein MTRLTRLVTRELLPPLLVGTLLFTAILSFGYFFISSQWLRGVPLGLVGQWIAYQVPDTLVKVLPMAAVLMTVVAFGRMNTERELVAVQAGGISLGRAARPVLVVGTLVTALAIWLSLWVAPRANVETRGLYWDVLTGTGLARLAGQTLDLRGGLTLYLAGYDHATRQMRGVRVERWQSDDLRRGTIIFAEGGTFEGNRLSLTGYQVFTVNYAAAAELSRVPENDPVAFRAAVQEVFPGVILPDEPGAVLNLDTGRSRQETFAEYADAIGADAGGWNELTATLRDPQATPAERQDARIDLNRKLALPFGNLVLALAALPFALRYGRTLGVSLGVALLVAVAYYLVFFVGLTVAGRMPTLPEPGVWLANVLFAVVGLWLLRRT, encoded by the coding sequence ATGACCCGCCTCACCCGCCTCGTCACCCGCGAGTTGCTGCCGCCGCTGCTGGTGGGCACGCTGCTGTTCACGGCGATTCTGAGCTTTGGATACTTCTTTATCTCCAGCCAGTGGTTGCGGGGCGTGCCGCTGGGACTGGTGGGGCAATGGATTGCCTACCAGGTGCCCGACACGCTGGTGAAGGTGCTGCCGATGGCCGCCGTGCTGATGACCGTGGTGGCGTTCGGGCGCATGAATACCGAGCGCGAACTCGTGGCGGTGCAGGCCGGGGGCATCAGCCTGGGGCGGGCCGCGCGGCCGGTGTTAGTGGTGGGGACGCTGGTGACTGCGCTCGCGATCTGGCTGAGCCTGTGGGTGGCGCCCCGCGCGAACGTGGAGACGCGGGGGCTGTACTGGGACGTGCTGACGGGAACGGGCCTCGCGCGGCTGGCTGGGCAGACGCTTGACCTGCGGGGCGGGCTGACCCTCTATCTCGCCGGGTACGACCACGCCACCCGTCAGATGCGGGGGGTGCGGGTGGAACGCTGGCAATCGGACGACCTTCGCCGGGGCACCATCATCTTCGCGGAGGGCGGCACCTTCGAGGGCAACCGGCTCAGCCTGACGGGGTATCAGGTGTTCACGGTGAATTACGCAGCGGCGGCGGAACTCAGCCGGGTGCCGGAGAACGATCCGGTCGCCTTCCGCGCCGCCGTGCAGGAGGTCTTTCCGGGCGTGATCCTGCCGGACGAACCCGGCGCGGTGCTGAACCTCGACACCGGGCGGTCGCGGCAGGAGACCTTTGCCGAGTACGCGGATGCGATTGGGGCCGACGCCGGGGGCTGGAACGAACTGACCGCCACCCTCCGTGACCCCCAGGCCACGCCCGCCGAGCGGCAGGACGCGCGAATTGACCTCAACCGCAAGCTCGCGCTGCCGTTCGGGAATCTGGTGCTGGCGCTTGCGGCCTTGCCTTTTGCCCTGCGCTATGGGCGCACGCTGGGGGTGTCGCTGGGCGTGGCGCTGCTCGTGGCGGTGGCGTACTACCTCGTCTTCTTCGTGGGGCTGACCGTGGCGGGGAGGATGCCCACCCTCCCTGAACCCGGCGTGTGGCTCGCCAACGTGCTGTTCGCGGTGGTGGGGCTGTGGCTGCTGAGGCGGACGTGA
- a CDS encoding polysaccharide deacetylase family protein: MKRRTWVALGLLAYIGLPYLLVQRLGLGLIREGRQGERAVALTFDDGPDPHTTPTVLDALREAGARATFFVVADRAEAHSELIQRMLAEGHEVGAHGARHRHAWLRSLWGAFRDPGEAARRVSAVVGRPVRLHRPPHGGYTLATVLGQRAAGLIGAHWNVEGRDWHPDSTPEGLRSRVGALVRPGAVVVLHDAGPGARVTGPGLPGLLADLRARGYRMVPLEELEGAVPLTPADLPRRVMGGLDAGLDRLGGVRPAGGRADGLFRVGRVRFPLDGVWLADGTPVPRGTPAAEFHVNNPLMVDLGLRRSVRLAREDFRDVAHDLVTRPELRGAEVVFCLSALSPLLATLGFETHDLPPTTAHRLHLWANLLRRAYGSPPDAPEPKLSVMGRGAFLERYGTPPNP, encoded by the coding sequence ATGAAGCGGCGGACTTGGGTGGCGCTGGGACTGCTCGCCTATATCGGCCTCCCCTATCTGCTGGTGCAGCGGTTAGGGCTGGGACTAATCCGGGAAGGTCGGCAGGGGGAGAGGGCGGTGGCCCTCACCTTCGACGACGGCCCCGACCCGCACACGACCCCCACTGTTCTGGACGCGCTTCGGGAGGCGGGGGCGCGGGCCACCTTCTTCGTGGTGGCGGATCGGGCGGAGGCGCACTCCGAGCTGATTCAGCGGATGCTCGCGGAGGGACACGAGGTTGGAGCGCACGGGGCAAGGCACCGTCATGCCTGGCTGCGCTCACTGTGGGGGGCCTTCCGCGATCCCGGCGAGGCGGCGCGGCGGGTGTCGGCGGTCGTGGGCCGCCCCGTGCGGCTGCATCGCCCCCCGCACGGCGGCTACACGCTGGCGACCGTGCTGGGCCAGCGGGCGGCGGGGCTGATCGGGGCACATTGGAACGTGGAGGGCCGTGACTGGCACCCCGACTCCACCCCGGAGGGCCTGCGCTCGCGGGTGGGGGCACTCGTGCGGCCCGGCGCGGTGGTCGTGCTGCACGACGCGGGACCGGGAGCGCGGGTGACCGGGCCGGGGCTGCCGGGCCTGCTGGCCGACCTGCGGGCGCGGGGGTACCGGATGGTGCCGCTGGAGGAACTGGAGGGGGCCGTGCCGCTCACCCCCGCCGACCTCCCCCGGCGGGTGATGGGCGGGCTGGACGCGGGGCTGGACCGTTTGGGCGGGGTGCGGCCTGCGGGGGGGCGGGCCGATGGGCTGTTCCGGGTGGGCCGGGTGCGCTTTCCGCTGGACGGCGTTTGGCTGGCCGATGGAACGCCGGTTCCGCGCGGCACGCCCGCCGCCGAGTTTCACGTCAACAACCCGCTGATGGTGGACCTGGGCCTGCGCCGCAGCGTCCGCCTCGCCCGCGAGGACTTCCGGGACGTGGCCCACGACCTCGTGACCCGGCCGGAGTTGCGGGGCGCGGAGGTGGTCTTCTGCCTGAGTGCGCTCTCGCCGCTGCTCGCCACCCTGGGGTTTGAGACGCACGACCTCCCGCCCACCACTGCCCACCGCCTGCACCTGTGGGCCAACCTGCTGCGCCGCGCCTACGGCAGCCCGCCGGACGCCCCGGAGCCGAAGCTCAGCGTGATGGGGCGGGGGGCCTTTTTAGAGCGGTACGGCACACCCCCGAACCCCTGA
- a CDS encoding rhodanese-like domain-containing protein: MTQTSIPDIPPAEGHQRVQQGALLVDVREPNEYAELHAEGARLLPLSELESRFGELPKDRPLVMICRSGARSARAGEYLRAQGYSDVVNLAGGTMAWAEAGLPTEQGDQ; encoded by the coding sequence ATGACCCAGACCTCCATTCCCGACATCCCCCCGGCCGAGGGCCACCAGCGGGTGCAGCAGGGTGCCCTCCTCGTGGACGTGCGCGAGCCGAATGAGTACGCCGAGCTTCATGCCGAGGGCGCCCGGCTCCTGCCGCTCAGCGAACTGGAGAGCCGATTCGGGGAACTGCCGAAAGACCGCCCGCTCGTGATGATCTGCCGCAGCGGCGCCCGCAGCGCCCGCGCCGGGGAATACCTTCGGGCGCAGGGCTACAGCGACGTGGTCAATCTCGCGGGCGGCACCATGGCGTGGGCCGAAGCGGGTCTGCCCACTGAACAGGGAGACCAATAA